The following coding sequences lie in one Anomaloglossus baeobatrachus isolate aAnoBae1 chromosome 7, aAnoBae1.hap1, whole genome shotgun sequence genomic window:
- the LOC142246213 gene encoding histone H4 → MSGRGKGGKGLGKGGAKRHRKVLRDNIQGITKPAIRRLARRGGVKRISGLIYEETRGVLKVFLENVIRDAVTYTEHAKRKTVTAMDVVYALKRQGRTLYGFGG, encoded by the coding sequence ATGTCTGGTCGCGGTAAAGGAGGAAAAGGTCTCGGGAAAGGCGGTgccaagcggcacaggaaggtgctccgtgataacatccagggcatcaccaagcctgccatccgccgtctcgcccgcagaggaggcgtcaagcgcatctccggcctcatctacgaagagactcgcggagtcctgaaagttttcctggagaatgtgatccgtgacgccgtcacctacaccgagcacgccaagaggaagaccgtcaccgccatggacgtggtgtacgcgctgaagcgccagggccgcactctctacggcttcggAGGTTAA